One Streptomyces sp. P9-A2 DNA window includes the following coding sequences:
- a CDS encoding amino acid permease — protein MSNTLFRTKKIEQSIRDTEEPEHALKKSLSALDLTVFGVGVIIGTGIFVLTGTVAKNNAGPSVALAFVVAGVVCALAALCYAEFASTVPVAGSAYTFSYASLGELPAWIIGWDLVLEFALGTAVVAVGWSGYIHSLLDNAGWQLPASLGVRDGAEVFGFDILAAALVLVLTGILVLGMKLSARVTTVVVAIKLAVVLVVIIAGAFFVTADNYTPFIPEAKPVEAGDGLHSPLIQLMFGWAPSDFGVMGIFTAASVVFFAFIGFDIVATAAEETRNPQRDMPRGILGSLLICTVLYVAVSIVVTGMQHYSELSVDAPLADAFKATGHPWYAGFISFGAAVGLTVVCMILLLGQTRVFFAMSRDGLLPRFFSRVHPRFRTPHRPTILLGVIIAILAGFTPLTELAELVNIGTLFAFVIVALSVIILRRTRPDLPRAFRTPWVPFLPILSVAASLWLMLNLPAETWLRFALWMVIGVVVYFLYSRSHSRLGRGEGMKPEEPLEPSGPDSH, from the coding sequence GTGAGCAACACCCTCTTCCGGACGAAGAAGATCGAGCAGTCCATCCGTGACACCGAGGAACCGGAGCACGCGCTCAAGAAGTCCTTGTCCGCGCTGGATCTGACCGTCTTCGGCGTCGGCGTCATCATCGGCACCGGCATCTTCGTCCTCACCGGTACGGTCGCCAAGAACAACGCCGGGCCCTCGGTGGCCCTGGCCTTCGTGGTGGCCGGCGTCGTCTGCGCGCTCGCCGCGCTCTGCTACGCCGAGTTCGCCTCCACCGTCCCGGTGGCGGGCTCCGCCTACACCTTCTCGTACGCGTCCCTGGGCGAACTGCCCGCCTGGATCATCGGCTGGGACCTGGTCCTGGAGTTCGCGCTCGGCACCGCGGTGGTGGCCGTCGGCTGGTCCGGGTACATCCACTCGCTGCTGGACAACGCGGGCTGGCAGCTGCCCGCCTCGCTCGGTGTCCGGGACGGCGCCGAGGTGTTCGGCTTCGACATCCTGGCCGCCGCCCTGGTGCTGGTCCTCACCGGCATCCTCGTCCTCGGCATGAAGCTGTCCGCCCGGGTCACCACGGTCGTCGTCGCCATCAAGCTGGCCGTCGTCCTCGTCGTCATCATCGCCGGCGCTTTCTTCGTCACCGCCGACAACTACACCCCGTTCATCCCCGAGGCGAAGCCCGTCGAGGCCGGTGACGGTCTCCACTCACCGCTCATCCAGCTGATGTTCGGCTGGGCGCCGTCCGACTTCGGCGTGATGGGCATCTTCACCGCGGCCTCGGTGGTCTTCTTCGCCTTCATCGGCTTCGACATCGTCGCCACGGCCGCGGAGGAGACCAGGAACCCGCAGCGGGACATGCCCCGCGGCATCCTCGGCTCCCTGCTCATCTGCACCGTGCTGTACGTCGCCGTGTCGATCGTCGTCACCGGTATGCAGCACTACAGCGAGCTGTCCGTGGACGCCCCGCTCGCGGACGCGTTCAAGGCCACCGGGCATCCCTGGTACGCGGGCTTCATCAGCTTCGGCGCCGCCGTCGGCCTGACGGTCGTCTGCATGATCCTGCTGCTCGGCCAGACCCGGGTGTTCTTCGCGATGAGCCGGGACGGACTGCTGCCCCGCTTCTTCTCCCGTGTCCACCCCCGGTTCAGGACCCCGCACCGGCCGACCATCCTGCTCGGCGTCATCATCGCGATCCTGGCGGGCTTCACCCCGCTGACGGAACTCGCCGAGCTGGTGAACATCGGCACGCTGTTCGCCTTCGTCATCGTCGCGCTCAGCGTGATCATCCTGCGCCGGACCCGGCCCGACCTGCCGCGGGCCTTCCGCACCCCGTGGGTGCCGTTCCTGCCGATCCTGTCGGTCGCCGCCTCGCTGTGGCTGATGCTGAACCTGCCCGCCGAGACCTGGCTGCGGTTCGCTCTCTGGATGGTGATCGGCGTCGTCGTCTACTTCCTCTACAGCCGCAGCCACAGCCGCTTGGGCCGCGGCGAGGGAATGAAGCCGGAGGAGCCCCTCGAACCGTCCGGCCCGGACTCCCACTGA
- a CDS encoding NAD-dependent epimerase/dehydratase family protein encodes MKVLVTGGSGFLGLEICRQLSARGDVVSSLGRRPSAVLERLGVHQHLGDLADTAAVSRAVAGCDAVVHNAALAGVSGPSRPYWVTNVVGTRHVIEQCRAHGVRTLVYTSTASVVFRPGGLEGVAEDLPFALHHLAAYPATKARAEALVLAAHGSEPATVSLRPHIVWGPGDPHFVPALARAVRAGRLLMPGAGGNLVDTTHVRTAAHAHLLALDRLRQSPAAGGRAYFIGQGDPRPLRDITRHFLRAAGIGARWCAVPPRLATAAAAVSDTCLRMAGSPHTHALSRFLVAELLHPHYFDLTAARRDLGFEPAIGFEAGLAELTPLAPSAPFTPSASDHSKDMPCRKPTTPSVPS; translated from the coding sequence ATGAAGGTACTGGTCACCGGCGGGAGCGGCTTCCTCGGCCTGGAGATCTGCCGCCAACTGAGCGCCCGCGGCGACGTCGTCTCCTCCCTGGGCCGCCGCCCCAGCGCCGTGCTGGAACGGCTGGGCGTCCACCAGCACCTGGGCGATCTCGCCGACACCGCCGCGGTCTCCCGTGCCGTCGCCGGCTGTGACGCCGTCGTCCACAACGCCGCCCTGGCCGGCGTCAGCGGCCCGTCGCGGCCCTACTGGGTCACCAACGTCGTCGGCACCCGCCATGTGATCGAGCAGTGCCGCGCCCACGGGGTGCGCACCCTCGTGTACACCTCGACCGCCAGTGTCGTCTTCCGGCCCGGCGGCCTGGAGGGCGTCGCCGAGGACCTCCCCTTCGCCCTCCACCACCTGGCCGCCTACCCCGCCACCAAGGCCCGCGCCGAGGCGCTGGTCCTGGCGGCCCACGGCTCGGAGCCGGCCACCGTGTCGCTGCGTCCGCACATCGTCTGGGGGCCGGGCGACCCGCATTTCGTCCCCGCCCTCGCACGCGCCGTGCGGGCCGGCCGTCTGCTGATGCCCGGCGCCGGCGGCAACCTCGTCGACACCACCCATGTCCGTACCGCCGCCCACGCCCACCTGCTCGCCCTGGACCGCCTGCGGCAGTCACCGGCGGCGGGCGGCCGCGCCTACTTCATCGGCCAGGGCGACCCGCGTCCCCTGCGCGACATCACCCGGCACTTCCTGCGGGCCGCCGGCATCGGCGCCCGCTGGTGCGCCGTCCCACCCCGGCTGGCCACCGCCGCGGCCGCCGTCAGCGACACCTGCCTGCGCATGGCCGGCAGCCCCCACACCCATGCCCTGAGCCGCTTCCTCGTCGCGGAACTGCTGCATCCGCACTACTTCGACCTCACCGCGGCACGCCGCGACCTGGGTTTCGAGCCGGCGATCGGATTCGAGGCCGGTCTCGCGGAACTCACCCCGCTCGCCCCCTCCGCCCCGTTCACCCCGTCCGCCTCGGACCACAGCAAGGACATGCCGTGCCGGAAACCTACGACACCTTCCGTTCCCTCCTGA
- a CDS encoding beta-ketoacyl-[acyl-carrier-protein] synthase family protein: MTEPVAITGLGLVTPAGEGADATWEAVCRGVGTAAHDPALAALPVDFSCRVPLSREALDRRVGRTAWRMSRSAVLAVLAAREAVRDAGLAPGTWNGDRVAVVIGCGMGTDAAREEQARRLEERGADMVSALTVPLIIPNMAAGEVTIDLGARGPSLAPATACASGATAVAVARDLLVTGQCDVAVAGATETAVTPLVAAGFWRAGTLSRRTDAAAGASRPFAADRDGFVLAEGAGVLVLERAGDAAARGARTRALLVGCGSTSDAHHPTAPAPDARGAERALRTALADAGLVPRDVDHVNAHGTSTPLNDAGEAALIARVLPHRPSVTAPKGVLGHSLGAAGAVEAALTVLTLQHRTVPPIANLRAPAPGFDIDCVTGESRRQDVRVAVSHSFGFGGHNVVLALTGAS, encoded by the coding sequence ATGACGGAGCCCGTCGCCATCACCGGCCTCGGCCTGGTCACCCCCGCCGGAGAAGGTGCCGACGCCACCTGGGAGGCGGTCTGCCGTGGCGTGGGTACGGCGGCCCACGATCCGGCGCTGGCCGCCCTGCCCGTGGATTTCTCCTGCCGCGTCCCCCTGTCGCGTGAGGCCCTGGACCGGCGTGTCGGACGCACCGCATGGCGCATGTCGCGCAGCGCCGTACTGGCGGTGCTCGCCGCCCGTGAGGCGGTCCGCGACGCCGGCCTCGCTCCCGGGACGTGGAACGGCGACCGGGTCGCCGTCGTCATCGGCTGCGGGATGGGGACGGACGCGGCACGTGAGGAACAGGCCCGGCGTCTGGAGGAACGGGGTGCCGACATGGTCTCCGCGCTCACCGTCCCGCTGATCATCCCGAACATGGCGGCCGGCGAGGTCACCATCGACCTCGGGGCCCGCGGCCCCAGCCTCGCCCCGGCCACCGCCTGCGCCTCCGGCGCCACCGCCGTCGCCGTGGCCCGCGACCTTCTCGTCACCGGTCAGTGCGACGTCGCGGTGGCCGGAGCCACCGAAACCGCCGTCACCCCGCTGGTGGCCGCCGGTTTCTGGCGTGCGGGCACCCTGTCCCGGCGCACCGACGCGGCCGCCGGCGCGTCCCGGCCCTTCGCCGCCGACCGTGACGGCTTCGTCCTGGCGGAAGGAGCCGGTGTCCTCGTCCTGGAACGGGCCGGGGACGCGGCCGCCCGTGGTGCGCGCACCCGCGCCCTGCTCGTGGGCTGCGGCAGCACCTCGGACGCCCACCACCCCACCGCGCCCGCCCCGGACGCCCGGGGTGCGGAGAGGGCCCTGCGCACCGCCCTGGCGGACGCGGGCCTGGTCCCGCGCGACGTCGACCACGTCAACGCCCACGGCACCTCCACACCTCTCAACGACGCCGGCGAGGCGGCCCTCATCGCCCGCGTGCTGCCGCACCGCCCCAGCGTCACCGCGCCCAAGGGCGTGCTCGGTCACAGCCTGGGGGCGGCGGGCGCCGTCGAGGCGGCACTGACCGTGCTCACCCTCCAGCACCGCACGGTGCCGCCGATCGCGAACCTGCGGGCCCCGGCGCCCGGGTTCGACATCGACTGCGTCACCGGGGAATCCCGTCGGCAGGACGTCCGCGTCGCCGTCAGCCACTCCTTCGGCTTCGGCGGCCACAACGTCGTCCTCGCGCTGACCGGGGCCTCCTGA
- a CDS encoding acyl carrier protein: MPETYDTFRSLLTSAFRVPEDEIRPELTLGQLDLDSLALTELVLILHERFGVRVDAEHASRDTTVAQVAGHLDALRAGGTGAVASS, from the coding sequence GTGCCGGAAACCTACGACACCTTCCGTTCCCTCCTGACCAGCGCCTTCCGCGTCCCCGAGGACGAGATCCGGCCCGAGCTCACGCTGGGCCAACTGGATCTGGACTCCCTGGCCCTGACGGAACTGGTGCTCATCCTCCACGAACGCTTCGGGGTGAGGGTCGATGCCGAGCACGCCTCCCGCGATACGACCGTCGCCCAGGTCGCCGGCCACCTCGACGCGCTGCGCGCGGGCGGCACGGGGGCGGTGGCCTCCTCATGA